The sequence CCTAAAGCAAATGCGTCTATAGATGAACTTATGTTTTCAGAATCACATGCCAGATTCATCGTTACTTCAAAGAAAGAGGATGTCAATAATATCATCAAATTATGCAGAAAGAATAATGTTCCTTCAGCAGAGATAGGAGAGGTAACCGAGACCGATTCATTATCTTTTAGGTACAAGAAAAAAGTCATAGCAAAATGTGAAGTAGATAAAATGAAAAAATGTTGGGAAGAAGCCATCCCTCGATTTGTAAGTCCAACCTTAAAATGAGGTTAAGAAGAATGCGAGAATGTTGCGGAGTATTTGGTGTTTATGATTATAGGGGAAAAAATGTTGTTTTTAATATTTACCTTGGATTGATGACTCTACATCATCGAGGACAAGAGTCAGCAGGGATATCTCTATTTGAGAAATCTGGAATTAAGACCGGAAAAGTATACGG is a genomic window of Candidatus Bathyarchaeota archaeon containing:
- a CDS encoding amidophosphoribosyltransferase (Catalyzes first step of the de novo purine nucleotide biosynthetic pathway), which gives rise to MRECCGVFGVYDYRGKNVVFNIYLGLMTLHHRGQESAGISLFEKSGIKTGKVYGLVNEKLLTNMKKYKSKAGIGHVRYSTAGNSTLYNAQPISNRS